Proteins from a genomic interval of Epinephelus fuscoguttatus linkage group LG16, E.fuscoguttatus.final_Chr_v1:
- the zfp36l2 gene encoding mRNA decay activator protein ZFP36L2 has protein sequence MKEGVRQQTWGKEMSATVLSAFYDMDMLYKQDKSMNMNALHINSMLDKKAVGAPVTTPGSGGPFTPGFFRRNSTSNVEAMNNGNKYSMGSYSSLKENTPSSNSSATALMNKENKFRDRAYSDNGDRGVLQQKPGSQINSTRYKTELCRPFEENGSCKYGEKCQFAHGYHELRSLSRHPKYKTEPCRTFHTIGFCPYGPRCHFIHNADERRPAPAANANVQAGESRSARELCGYGQRDVLPPQQLGFTQRDRPKLHHSLSFSGFSTHHGLESPLLDSPVSRTPPPPTTASSCTSTSSFYEEVLSPNSVSCINSAFSFPGQDLKALLAPLAVHTPSGYANNHSTGAYYGNMQSSVCPPSPPTYNMSHLQALRRLSESPVFERPPSSPDSLSDRESYASGSLSSSGSLSGSESPSLDAGRRLPIFSRLSISDD, from the exons ATGAAAGAGGGAGTGCGGCAGCAAACTTGGGGAAAAGAGATGTCTGCGACCGTCTTGTCTGCGTTCTACGACATGGACATGCTTTACAAG CAAGATAAAAGCATGAACATGAACGCCCTCCACATCAACAGCATGCTGGACAAGAAAGCAGTGGGGGCTCCGGTCACGACTCCGGGCTCCGGCGGCCCCTTCACACCGGGATTTTTCCGCAGAAACTCAACCAGCAACGTGGAGGCGATGAACAACGGTAACAAATACTCTATGGGCTCCTACAGCAGCCTGAAGGAGAACACACcgagcagcaacagcagcgcCACGGCTCTCATGAACAAGGAGAACAAGTTCCGCGACCGCGCTTACAGCGACAACGGAGACCGGGGCGTGCTGCAGCAGAAGCCCGGCTCCCAGATCAACTCCACCCGCTACAAGACCGAGCTGTGCCGGCCCTTCGAGGAGAACGGGTCGTGCAAGTACGGGGAGAAATGTCAGTTCGCCCACGGCTACCACGAGTTGAGGAGCTTGTCCCGCCACCCTAAGTACAAAACAGAGCCGTGCCGCACCTTCCACACCATCGGCTTCTGCCCCTACGGTCCCCGCTGTCACTTTATCCACAACGCCGACGAGCGCCGGCCCGCTCCGGCCGCCAACGCTAACGTGCAGGCGGGAGAGTCCCGGTCGGCCCGCGAGCTGTGCGGCTACGGCCAGAGGGACGTCCTGCCACCGCAGCAGCTCGGCTTCACTCAGAGGGACAGACCAAAGCTTCACCACAGCCTCAGCTTCTCTGGCTTCTCCACCCATCACGGACTCGAGTCTCCCCTGCTCGACAGCCCTGTGTCCCGGACCCCACCGCCACCCACCACCGCCTCCTCCtgcacctccacctccagcttCTACGAGGAGGTGCTCTCTCCCAACTCCGTATCCTGCATCAACAGTGCCTTCTCTTTCCCCGGACAGGACTTAAAAGCCTTACTGGCCCCCCTGGCTGTGCACACCCCCAGCGGCTACGCTAACAACCACTCCACCGGTGCCTACTACGGGAACATGCAGAGCAGCGTGTGCCCGCCCTCCCCTCCGACCTACAACATGAGCCACTTGCAAGCGCTGCGCCGCCTCAGCGAGTCGCCGGTGTTCGAGCGTCCTCCCAGCTCGCCAGACTCGCTCTCTGACCGGGAGAGCTATGCGAGCGGGTCCCTCAGCTCTTCCGGGAGCCTCAGCGGCTCCGAGTCCCCAAGTCTGGACGCTGGAAGACGTTTGCCAATCTTCAGCAGGCTGTCGATTTCAGATGActaa